CACTTGGCAACAAAATCAAGTACAATGATAACCGCCGAGGAGATGTCAATGTACAGATGAATCTCGGACAGCCGGATTGGACATTCAAGCCTGAAGCCTATGATATCGTCACAAAGCCTTATGAGGGCAAGCATCCTGAGGTTATCATGAACTATCTAAATCGGCGGGATGCTTTAGGATCTTAACCGAATAATCAAGAAATAACCCCTCCAAGACCTGATTGTAGAATCAGTCATCTTGAAGGGGTTACTTTTATTATTCCGTTGTCATATTGTTGAAGCGTGGACAGACGAGCATAAGTGGCTGACAGCTTGAGTTACCCCGACCCGGTCCAATACCTGCAGATTGGATATTTGAGTTAGCAAGGAATTGAGCTGCTGTTCATGATAGCTTAGGGAATCCACCCAATAATGATCGGAGTGGACCTGCGGGTGGACATCTGTAGAGCCGCAATATACGACTTGATCAAATCGAACCTCCGAGAACAGATCAATCCGGTTTGTAAAATACAGCCGCGGGCCTATTTTTCGGGTTCCTACGATGAGATGGCCATGATATACATGGGTGTACACAATTACTAGCAGATTCTCGTTCTCGCTCAAACCCTTCACAATCTGCTGCCAGCGTCTGGAATTGGTCTCCCAAACGGTAAGACCGAGCACCAGCACCACTTTTGTTCCGGCTTGATTGACTCTAGATGCGATTTCATCCGGACGATCTACCATATGAAAAATGCTATCCGGTCCTTTTGGCGACCTCCACGGTTTGTTCCATTTTTGTTCATAATAGGCTTTATTCTTATTCCATAACTCGTTATAGACATGATTCTTAAGCTTCTTGATCGTAACGCTCCCGTGATGATAAACAAAGGCGTCTTCCACGATGGCCAGGCGGTACCCTGCGTTCCGGACACGTTCACAATAATCATCGTCTTCAAACATCCCGAGTCCATAAGCGGGATCCAGTGCCCCTACACGTTCCCATACATTCCGCCTAATGGCTACACAGAAAAATCCAAGCAGATCGGTATAACGGTATCTTCGCCGGTAATACTCGTAGAATTCGCTAAGCCAGCGGGGGTGAGCGCCTTGAACAGCATCTCCTATAAAATGATCCAGCGCTTGATCGTTCCCCACGTGATTAGACATCGGACCCGTCATAGCTAACATTTCGTCTTTCTGAAAAGGTCTCAGCAGGCGCGAGATCCAGCTTCCATCCGGAACAAGCGTATCATTATTGAGCAGAATGATAAATTCTCCGCTTGATTGCGCGCATCCCAGCGTGTTGCCAGCGGCAAAACCGAGATTCGTAGGCGAGGTGATCACTTTGATCAGCGGATGATTTTGACTCCTGAGATAGGCGGATGTCTGATCATTTGAGGCATTATCTACGATGATTATCTCCAGGTTCGGATAATGACCCGGTTGAAGGAGTCGATGAAGGCATTGCTGTGTATAAGACCAGTTATTATGAACAACCAGGATTACACTGACTTTGGGGAACAGGTACTGCACGATATCACTATGAAGCACTTCATATCGATGATCCCAGTTGTTGAGCTCTGCAAACTGCTGGCGCTGTTCAATGACGCTATGCTCGGACTGTAGAAGGGCAGCTTCAATTGCCTCTTCAAATTGCGCGGGAGTATCCGCAATCGTGACCAGGTGATCTGCAACGGTTTTCACTTCAGGAAGTTCCGTAGAGATGACCGGCTTGCCTGCTGCCAAATATTCGTACAGCTTAACTGGATTGGTAGCTTGCGTCAGCTCGTTCTTCTTGAACGGAATTAAAGCGACCTGGAAGCGATGCAGATAAGCAGGGAGTTCATGGTACGGCTTCTCACCTAGCAATAATACGTTACTCAGTTCCTCGATCCCCGAGGTGTCACAGCCGAAAGTATTTCCAATGAGGACAAACGTCCAATCCGGCCGACTTCTGGCGAGTGACTCCATCAGCTGAATGTCAAACCAGTCGGATATTGCCCCGTAGTAACCAATTATCGGCTGATGAATAGACTCAAGCTCTGGCAGCGCCTCATCAGGCGGCTTCGTGAAGTGAGCAGTATCTGCTGCATTGCGGATAAGTACAGCCGAAGGATTGTACTGGGAGGCCCAGTCATGCAGATGCTGGGAGGTTGTTACCACGAGCCCCGCTTCTTGCAGCAGCTGTTCTTCCAGCAGAAGCATTGTCTTGTCGTTCGTTGAGAAACCTGCATGATGATCCATGCAGTCGTAGACGATATGATGCTGATCCATAGCGGTAACGAGTGGAGTCCAGAATGGAAGATCCACGATGGAGACCAGTTGGGATAATCCAAATTTATCCCTTACATGCTCTACCGACCACTTCAAATACTGGATATCCCAGTATTCCATTCGATCCCGGTACAAATTCAAAGGCTGATTGGCGCACAAGGTAACCA
This Paenibacillus sp. JZ16 DNA region includes the following protein-coding sequences:
- a CDS encoding glycosyltransferase, translating into MNKIKPYRRRKSSTHRSALRQWKQRQLALKYIRRKRSAPPPTPAYTLPMTYPRSIQLMDQAPVQAVDVSMPAGEQPEPGTMPLYDIMRFPVIDWQFRWQRPQQMSEQFAQQGHRVFYVNPEIVGLGKEEASREEISRQVKVKNIDRNIWLVTLCANQPLNLYRDRMEYWDIQYLKWSVEHVRDKFGLSQLVSIVDLPFWTPLVTAMDQHHIVYDCMDHHAGFSTNDKTMLLLEEQLLQEAGLVVTTSQHLHDWASQYNPSAVLIRNAADTAHFTKPPDEALPELESIHQPIIGYYGAISDWFDIQLMESLARSRPDWTFVLIGNTFGCDTSGIEELSNVLLLGEKPYHELPAYLHRFQVALIPFKKNELTQATNPVKLYEYLAAGKPVISTELPEVKTVADHLVTIADTPAQFEEAIEAALLQSEHSVIEQRQQFAELNNWDHRYEVLHSDIVQYLFPKVSVILVVHNNWSYTQQCLHRLLQPGHYPNLEIIIVDNASNDQTSAYLRSQNHPLIKVITSPTNLGFAAGNTLGCAQSSGEFIILLNNDTLVPDGSWISRLLRPFQKDEMLAMTGPMSNHVGNDQALDHFIGDAVQGAHPRWLSEFYEYYRRRYRYTDLLGFFCVAIRRNVWERVGALDPAYGLGMFEDDDYCERVRNAGYRLAIVEDAFVYHHGSVTIKKLKNHVYNELWNKNKAYYEQKWNKPWRSPKGPDSIFHMVDRPDEIASRVNQAGTKVVLVLGLTVWETNSRRWQQIVKGLSENENLLVIVYTHVYHGHLIVGTRKIGPRLYFTNRIDLFSEVRFDQVVYCGSTDVHPQVHSDHYWVDSLSYHEQQLNSLLTQISNLQVLDRVGVTQAVSHLCSSVHASTI